A single Abyssisolibacter fermentans DNA region contains:
- a CDS encoding ribonucleoside triphosphate reductase: MITRVQKRNGDIVDFDLHKIQNAIFSSAKTVGGDNINESKRLAEMVENIISEAFGVGIPSVEDIQDIVEKVLIEEGHAKTAKAYILYRSKHAEIRENKNLFMDAESMIDEYVSFDDWRINENANMGFSLQGLNNHIVDSITQKYWLNKIYTKELRDAHINGDLHIHDLGLLAPYCCGWDLESILNNGFKGASGKLESKPPKHLKSFLGQIVNWLYTLQGEAAGAQAVSSLDTYVAPFIYYDNLSYYEVKKSVQSFIYNLNVPTRVGFQTPFTNITLDVICHPMLKNMPVTIGGKRMEKTYGEFQDQMDMFNKAFCEVMMEGDGAGRSFSFPIPTINITRDFPWDSEISNCIMEMTRKFGTPYFANFINSELDPEDVRSMCCRLRLDNRELRRRGGGLFGANPLTGSINVVTLNMGRIGYLSESREEFKQRVRSLMEKAKLICELKRTSLEKYMEAGLYPYSRYYLQGVKDSQGGYYKNHFSTIGLNGMNEACLNLLGEDITTEEGQEFAVEVMEFMNKVIQIFQEETGSLWNLEASPAEGAAYRFARMDKRMYPKIITQGDKEPYYTNSTQLPVGHTKDIFEAIELQENLQTLYTGGTVFHGFMGEELDSIETVKLLLQRCFENSRIPYITITPTYSICSEHGYLSGNQPVCPKCNSKTEVWTRVVGFHRPIQSWNKGKLEEFNDRQEFEAKTSLKQNKSDLVTVL; the protein is encoded by the coding sequence ATGATTACAAGAGTTCAAAAAAGAAATGGTGATATTGTTGATTTTGACTTACATAAGATTCAAAATGCTATTTTTTCATCAGCGAAAACAGTTGGAGGAGACAATATCAATGAATCAAAGAGATTAGCTGAAATGGTAGAAAATATAATATCAGAAGCTTTTGGAGTAGGAATTCCTTCAGTCGAAGACATTCAAGATATAGTAGAAAAAGTACTTATAGAAGAAGGTCATGCGAAAACAGCTAAAGCATATATTCTTTATAGAAGCAAACATGCTGAAATTAGAGAAAATAAAAATTTGTTCATGGATGCAGAAAGCATGATTGATGAATATGTATCATTTGATGATTGGCGAATTAATGAAAATGCTAATATGGGTTTTAGTTTACAAGGATTAAATAATCATATAGTAGATTCAATAACACAAAAATATTGGCTTAATAAGATCTATACTAAAGAGTTAAGAGATGCTCATATAAATGGAGATCTACACATACATGATTTAGGATTGTTAGCACCATATTGTTGTGGTTGGGATTTAGAATCAATATTGAATAATGGCTTTAAAGGAGCTTCAGGTAAATTGGAATCAAAACCACCAAAGCACTTAAAGTCTTTTTTAGGACAAATAGTTAACTGGTTATATACATTGCAAGGTGAAGCAGCAGGAGCACAAGCTGTAAGTTCATTAGATACTTATGTAGCACCATTTATATATTATGATAATTTATCATATTATGAAGTTAAAAAGTCAGTGCAAAGTTTTATATATAATTTAAATGTTCCAACTAGAGTAGGATTTCAAACTCCGTTTACAAATATAACGCTTGATGTAATATGTCATCCAATGCTAAAAAATATGCCTGTAACTATAGGTGGCAAAAGAATGGAAAAGACCTATGGAGAATTTCAGGATCAGATGGATATGTTTAATAAAGCTTTTTGTGAGGTAATGATGGAAGGAGATGGAGCGGGTAGAAGCTTTAGTTTTCCTATTCCTACAATAAATATAACTAGAGATTTTCCTTGGGACTCTGAAATATCAAATTGTATCATGGAAATGACTAGAAAGTTTGGAACACCATATTTTGCTAACTTCATTAATAGTGAACTTGATCCTGAGGATGTAAGAAGCATGTGTTGTAGATTACGTTTAGATAACAGAGAATTAAGAAGGCGAGGCGGAGGATTATTCGGAGCTAATCCGCTAACAGGGTCAATTAATGTAGTAACATTGAACATGGGAAGAATAGGTTATTTATCAGAATCTAGAGAAGAATTCAAACAAAGAGTAAGGAGTTTAATGGAAAAAGCTAAATTAATCTGTGAATTAAAAAGAACATCTTTAGAAAAATATATGGAAGCTGGTCTATATCCATATTCAAGATATTACTTACAAGGAGTTAAAGACTCACAAGGTGGTTATTATAAAAATCATTTTAGTACAATTGGGTTAAATGGAATGAATGAAGCATGTCTTAATTTATTAGGAGAAGATATAACTACTGAAGAAGGACAGGAATTTGCTGTAGAAGTTATGGAATTTATGAATAAAGTAATACAAATTTTCCAAGAAGAAACTGGCAGTTTATGGAATTTAGAAGCATCTCCAGCTGAAGGGGCTGCATATAGATTTGCTAGAATGGATAAAAGGATGTATCCTAAAATAATAACTCAAGGTGATAAAGAGCCATATTATACAAATTCAACACAACTTCCAGTGGGTCATACAAAAGACATATTTGAAGCAATTGAGTTACAAGAAAATTTACAGACACTTTATACTGGTGGAACAGTTTTTCATGGATTTATGGGTGAAGAATTAGATAGTATCGAAACGGTGAAACTTTTATTACAAAGATGTTTTGAAAATAGTCGAATTCCTTATATAACTATAACACCTACATATAGTATATGTAGTGAACACGGTTATTTGAGCGGGAATCAACCAGTTTGCCCTAAATGTAACAGTAAAACTGAAGTATGGACACGTGTTGTCGGATTCCATAGACCTATTCAATCGTGGAACAAAGGTAAGTTAGAAGAATTTAATGATAGACAGGAATTCGAAGCAAAAACCAGCTTAAAGCAAAATAAATCTGATTTAGTAACAGTATTATAG
- a CDS encoding anaerobic ribonucleoside-triphosphate reductase activating protein, translating into MIFHGHIKSSFIDYPDKISTVLFTKGCNFRCSFCHNAELLGQWENELNEKYIFDFLNKRKNFIDAVCVSGGEVTLYPQLYDFLKKVKELGFLAKIDTNGTNPEMIYKLLNEDYIDYIAMDIKAPFEKYKSVVNADADIKKIKDSIEIIRQSKKGYEFRTTVCKELLSVEDIIKIAEYLKGSSKYAIQNFRDGDNVLVGKGKLTPFTIEELDFLKQKINNYFNKLIIR; encoded by the coding sequence ATGATATTTCATGGGCATATAAAGAGTTCGTTTATTGATTACCCTGATAAAATATCGACTGTGTTATTTACTAAAGGCTGTAATTTCAGGTGTTCTTTTTGTCATAATGCAGAGCTTTTAGGGCAGTGGGAAAATGAATTGAATGAAAAATATATTTTTGATTTTCTTAATAAAAGGAAGAATTTTATAGATGCTGTGTGTGTTTCTGGAGGAGAAGTTACATTATATCCACAACTTTATGATTTTTTAAAAAAAGTAAAAGAATTAGGTTTCTTAGCAAAGATTGATACAAATGGTACTAATCCTGAAATGATTTATAAGCTATTAAATGAAGATTATATAGATTATATAGCTATGGATATTAAAGCACCATTTGAAAAATATAAATCAGTAGTTAATGCAGATGCAGACATAAAAAAAATAAAAGATAGTATAGAAATTATAAGACAATCAAAAAAAGGTTATGAATTTAGAACTACCGTTTGTAAAGAACTATTAAGTGTAGAGGATATAATAAAAATAGCAGAATATTTAAAAGGCAGTAGTAAATATGCTATACAAAATTTTAGAGATGGTGATAATGTATTAGTTGGAAAAGGTAAGCTAACTCCTTTTACAATAGAAGAACTAGATTTTTTAAAACAAAAGATAAATAATTATTTTAACAAATTGATAATTAGATAA